A stretch of Myroides oncorhynchi DNA encodes these proteins:
- a CDS encoding pentapeptide repeat-containing protein, producing MTPEFIYDQKYSNTTFGFNDISFREFENCKFENCDLSACSFLATIFIDCDFINCNFKDAEVNYVGLRNVNFTACNFTRVNFAMIDQVIFEFTFTDCNLEFAQFYGLKLKKQLFSNCSMISVDFMETDLTMALFDNCNLHRAVFTKANAEKADFYTSYNYEIDPSSTKLKKAIFSSQGLAGLLTNHQLVIK from the coding sequence ATGACACCCGAATTTATCTACGACCAAAAATATAGCAATACAACATTTGGTTTTAATGACATTTCCTTTAGAGAATTTGAAAACTGTAAGTTTGAAAATTGTGACTTGAGTGCATGTTCATTTTTAGCAACCATCTTTATTGATTGTGATTTTATCAATTGCAATTTTAAAGATGCAGAAGTAAACTATGTTGGTCTTCGAAATGTCAACTTCACTGCGTGTAATTTTACACGTGTTAATTTTGCTATGATAGATCAAGTGATATTTGAGTTCACATTTACGGATTGTAACCTTGAGTTTGCACAGTTCTATGGGTTAAAGCTAAAAAAACAGTTATTCTCTAACTGTAGTATGATTAGCGTTGACTTTATGGAAACAGACCTAACAATGGCATTATTTGACAATTGCAACTTGCATAGAGCAGTATTTACTAAAGCTAATGCTGAGAAAGCAGACTTCTACACAAGTTATAATTATGAGATAGATCCTTCTTCTACTAAACTTAAGAAGGCAATATTCTCTAGTCAGGGATTAGCAGGATTATTGACAAACCATCAGTTAGTTATAAAATAA
- a CDS encoding glutathionylspermidine synthase family protein encodes MRVKYLTADANWQKRLEDNGFGFHTDENNVPYWIEHYYYSIDAPFADKVYNATTELWQMCLEAVGHVITNKLYDQFQIPLFFHEHINQSWENDVPSIYGRFDFVYDEVKQQLKVLEFNADTPTSLYETGVVQWQWMQHYFSERKDQFNSVHDQLIASWATLKPYLKGDTLHFSCMRETLEDLTNIEYLRDTAIQAGIHTKLIFIDDIGWNGESFTDLEEETITDIFKLYPWEWLIYEPFALHIPNDVAQANWIEPSWKMILSNKAIMAILWKLYPNHPLLLETYFDTPHSMRDYVKKPLLSREGANVTMYQNGAIVEATPGDYGDEGYICQALANLHKETTGYSIIGSWIIGQESCGITFRESDNRITTDKSRFVPHIIE; translated from the coding sequence ATGAGAGTAAAATACCTAACTGCTGATGCGAATTGGCAAAAGAGATTAGAAGATAATGGATTTGGTTTTCATACTGATGAGAATAATGTACCCTACTGGATAGAACATTATTATTACAGTATAGATGCGCCATTTGCAGATAAAGTATATAATGCTACTACAGAACTATGGCAGATGTGTCTAGAGGCTGTAGGACATGTGATCACAAATAAACTATATGATCAGTTTCAGATTCCATTATTCTTTCATGAACATATCAATCAATCTTGGGAAAACGACGTTCCAAGTATTTATGGCCGATTTGATTTCGTTTATGATGAAGTCAAACAACAATTAAAGGTATTAGAGTTTAATGCTGACACTCCTACTTCTTTATACGAGACAGGAGTAGTACAGTGGCAATGGATGCAACATTATTTTAGTGAGCGAAAAGACCAATTTAACTCTGTACACGATCAACTGATTGCCTCATGGGCCACACTTAAGCCATATCTTAAAGGGGATACACTACACTTTAGTTGTATGCGTGAGACTCTTGAGGATTTGACTAATATAGAGTACCTAAGAGATACAGCTATACAGGCAGGTATTCATACCAAGCTGATCTTTATAGATGATATTGGTTGGAATGGGGAGTCTTTCACTGACTTAGAGGAGGAGACGATCACTGATATATTCAAACTATATCCTTGGGAATGGTTAATCTATGAACCTTTTGCTCTTCACATTCCAAATGATGTAGCACAAGCCAACTGGATAGAACCATCATGGAAGATGATTCTGTCTAACAAAGCGATTATGGCTATCCTATGGAAGCTATACCCTAATCACCCTTTACTATTAGAGACATATTTCGACACTCCTCATAGTATGCGCGATTATGTAAAAAAACCACTGTTATCAAGAGAAGGAGCTAATGTCACAATGTATCAGAACGGTGCTATCGTAGAGGCTACACCTGGCGATTATGGTGATGAAGGATATATCTGTCAGGCACTAGCTAATCTTCATAAAGAGACTACGGGCTATTCTATCATCGGTAGCTGGATTATCGGACAAGAATCGTGTGGTATTACCTTTAGAGAGAGTGATAATAGAATCACGACAGATAAAAGTAGATTTGTCCCACATATCATAGAATAA
- a CDS encoding DUF748 domain-containing protein — protein MLTILIVFGLYQGGKYGLNRFIYTQLPELIAEKNTTPYNFTYEDIEYSPALRRLSISGITITPKDTLSHKNTTYIKGSLDEIVIQGVAMRELLKTKNLRANKIKFVSPNITVIQGDSIIDNQPKVDITNNVDISSIIVEAAHVLIKNRASHTRLNEVYNFSATINGVHFDQEVKEKAIPFGYETYSLSCDSIYNKLNDWHKLTLGKVSISPTELEVSQLSVKPFNKTLTTPGLEKNLLAVDIPHLKLKGTDWGYKNEKDFFIHIASIETDSTAIQIKNNKLKEDIAIAKKQPTKNKKKGKNNNTPTSVVIQDTIPKLVPFDLLIGEIKINKLSLDALDTWKTEKMNILISKVTNEVDKKLNVSKVLIDSPIITFKPNHTQKKPKQIKKLLMDHISLDSLEINKGSFALQERDKKTPSLSISDVNTVILDIDITNVTSSQKIPFSYGKTKFSTGTIKYNTHKYYDITASNLLIDNKELKLSNFAMKPKYSRKKTVSMFRYADDIFTLNAKDITLKDYSWNFDKAGILMFKTELVNINQLDANIFRDKAPTFNMSTKPMFSKKLRDIKFGLQVNNVAIKNSKLVYEETDKNAVAPGKIMFHNFNATIKNVYSGYGQTKVPTTAIAVNAKFMNAAPLRVDWTFNVLNKSDQFNIQGKITNFPANSMQPFLQPYVKASTQGSISLVTFNFSGNNRSATGTYGMEYEDLRVTIYKKDGQSKKKLLSAVGNIFIRKSTKDEVKTVNIKTVERAQEKSFFNYLWLCIMQGLKQTVL, from the coding sequence TTGCTAACTATATTGATCGTTTTTGGTCTTTATCAAGGTGGCAAATATGGTTTAAATCGTTTTATATACACACAACTTCCAGAATTAATAGCTGAGAAGAACACTACACCTTATAATTTCACTTACGAAGATATAGAGTACTCTCCTGCCTTAAGAAGATTAAGTATTTCAGGAATTACGATAACACCTAAGGATACACTATCCCACAAGAACACGACTTATATCAAGGGCTCTCTAGACGAAATAGTCATACAAGGAGTAGCAATGAGAGAATTACTAAAGACAAAAAATCTTCGCGCTAATAAGATAAAGTTTGTATCACCTAACATCACAGTGATACAAGGCGATAGCATTATAGACAATCAACCGAAAGTAGACATCACTAATAATGTGGACATATCCTCTATCATAGTAGAGGCCGCGCACGTACTTATTAAAAACAGAGCTAGTCATACACGCTTAAACGAAGTGTATAACTTTAGTGCTACGATTAATGGAGTACACTTCGATCAAGAGGTTAAAGAAAAGGCAATACCTTTTGGATATGAGACGTATTCATTGAGCTGTGACTCGATATATAATAAGTTAAACGATTGGCATAAACTAACGTTAGGCAAAGTCTCTATCTCTCCTACCGAATTAGAAGTAAGTCAACTATCTGTCAAACCTTTTAATAAAACACTTACAACGCCAGGACTAGAGAAGAACCTACTAGCTGTGGATATCCCCCATTTAAAATTAAAGGGCACTGACTGGGGATATAAGAATGAGAAGGATTTTTTTATACATATAGCTTCTATAGAAACAGACTCTACTGCTATACAAATCAAGAATAACAAACTAAAAGAAGATATCGCAATAGCAAAAAAACAACCTACTAAAAACAAAAAGAAAGGTAAAAACAATAATACTCCTACATCTGTAGTGATACAAGATACCATCCCTAAGCTTGTCCCTTTTGACTTACTCATCGGAGAGATTAAGATCAATAAACTTTCACTAGATGCATTAGATACTTGGAAAACAGAGAAAATGAATATCCTTATCAGCAAAGTCACTAATGAAGTAGATAAAAAATTAAATGTATCTAAGGTACTAATAGATTCTCCTATCATCACTTTCAAACCTAACCACACACAAAAAAAACCTAAACAAATAAAGAAACTACTAATGGATCATATCTCGTTAGATTCATTAGAGATAAATAAAGGTTCGTTTGCGTTGCAAGAAAGAGATAAGAAAACACCTAGCCTAAGTATCAGTGATGTAAATACTGTAATACTTGATATCGATATAACTAACGTTACGTCATCACAGAAGATTCCTTTTTCTTATGGCAAGACCAAGTTCTCAACAGGGACAATAAAGTACAACACACATAAATATTACGACATCACAGCTAGTAACCTTCTGATAGATAACAAAGAACTTAAGCTATCTAACTTCGCGATGAAACCAAAGTATTCGCGAAAAAAAACAGTGAGCATGTTTAGATATGCTGATGATATCTTTACATTAAATGCAAAGGATATCACACTAAAAGATTACTCATGGAACTTTGATAAAGCGGGTATATTAATGTTTAAAACAGAGTTAGTAAACATCAATCAACTAGATGCAAATATCTTTAGAGATAAAGCTCCTACTTTTAATATGAGTACTAAACCCATGTTTAGTAAAAAGCTACGCGATATAAAATTTGGTCTACAGGTAAATAATGTAGCGATTAAAAACTCTAAACTAGTCTATGAAGAGACAGATAAGAACGCTGTTGCTCCTGGTAAGATAATGTTTCACAACTTTAATGCTACGATAAAAAATGTGTACAGTGGTTATGGACAAACTAAAGTTCCTACTACTGCCATTGCTGTAAATGCAAAATTTATGAATGCAGCTCCTTTACGAGTAGACTGGACATTTAATGTCCTGAATAAAAGTGATCAGTTTAATATACAAGGTAAGATTACTAACTTTCCTGCAAACTCAATGCAACCTTTCTTACAGCCCTATGTCAAGGCTTCTACTCAAGGTAGCATTAGTTTAGTAACGTTTAATTTTTCAGGAAACAACCGTTCTGCTACAGGAACATACGGTATGGAATACGAAGATCTACGAGTAACTATTTATAAAAAAGATGGACAAAGTAAGAAAAAACTTCTGTCTGCTGTTGGAAATATATTTATTCGAAAAAGCACAAAAGACGAGGTAAAAACAGTGAATATCAAAACTGTCGAAAGAGCACAAGAAAAGTCTTTTTTCAACTATCTTTGGCTTTGTATTATGCAAGGTCTTAAACAGACAGTATTATAA
- a CDS encoding primase-helicase family protein: protein MNLDSAEFIRVGTAYYAIIERPTLNKTTEKIMLPWNKETIVNDFGKDFISNIKKYYGFCCIPQHINYSREIADFYNIYHPIDYDVQRSIDDLAFLESKLKYTLDFIRHIFGDQYHLGLDYFKILLEYPTQVLPVLVLVSKARETGKSTMLKYLRKIFSFNATYINAESFVNNFNSDLDGKLLVLIDEVVTDNQQITERIKFLSTADRNKIERKGRDKEEVESFYKFVMTSNFEDSFMKIDKEEIRFWVRKIPQIEKNPEFIDLLFKEIPDFLNYLFTIPYSTTKKTRMWFTPEQIRTEALVKLMNSDKNKQQQEVLQLIRELADRFDEKEIFLAPVEVSAIIKKINKRSNIEPNDIRKIFKNWGFTASENSYKYLGYDYHSYGEFTRLDRTGRFYSIELSKIARYFDESDEG from the coding sequence ATGAACTTAGATTCTGCCGAATTTATTCGTGTGGGTACGGCGTACTATGCCATTATAGAACGACCTACACTAAACAAAACAACTGAAAAGATAATGCTTCCTTGGAATAAGGAGACTATTGTAAATGATTTTGGAAAAGACTTTATTTCCAATATTAAGAAATATTACGGCTTCTGTTGTATTCCACAACATATCAATTACAGCAGAGAGATAGCAGACTTCTACAACATCTACCACCCTATAGACTACGATGTACAACGGTCTATTGACGACTTGGCTTTCTTAGAAAGTAAACTAAAATACACGCTAGACTTTATACGTCATATTTTTGGAGATCAATACCACTTAGGTCTTGACTATTTTAAAATTCTACTTGAATACCCTACTCAAGTTCTACCAGTACTTGTGCTAGTCTCTAAGGCTAGAGAGACAGGTAAGTCGACTATGCTTAAGTATCTTAGAAAGATATTTTCATTTAATGCTACCTATATCAATGCAGAATCTTTTGTAAACAACTTTAATTCAGATTTAGATGGTAAATTATTAGTTCTTATAGATGAAGTGGTTACTGATAATCAACAAATAACAGAACGTATAAAGTTCTTAAGTACTGCCGATAGAAATAAAATTGAGAGGAAAGGTAGAGATAAAGAGGAAGTAGAATCTTTTTACAAGTTTGTAATGACTAGTAACTTTGAAGATTCGTTTATGAAAATTGACAAGGAAGAGATACGTTTTTGGGTTCGTAAGATTCCACAAATAGAAAAGAACCCTGAATTTATAGACTTACTTTTTAAGGAGATTCCTGATTTTTTAAATTATCTATTCACTATTCCCTATTCTACAACTAAGAAAACACGTATGTGGTTTACTCCAGAGCAAATACGTACAGAAGCATTGGTGAAACTAATGAATTCCGATAAGAATAAACAACAACAAGAAGTATTACAGCTAATAAGAGAGCTTGCAGATAGATTTGATGAAAAAGAAATCTTTCTTGCACCAGTGGAGGTCTCTGCGATTATTAAGAAGATAAATAAGAGAAGTAATATAGAACCTAATGATATAAGAAAGATTTTTAAAAATTGGGGATTTACAGCATCAGAGAATTCATATAAATATTTGGGATATGATTATCATTCTTATGGAGAATTTACAAGATTAGATAGAACAGGAAGATTTTATAGTATTGAACTGAGCAAAATTGCTAGATATTTTGATGAGAGTGATGAGGGATAG
- a CDS encoding helix-turn-helix domain-containing protein, whose amino-acid sequence MEDITILQMRDLTDDVKGADFYANTIPQHLIANHNHIERPHRHDFYVCIIFTQGNGTHEIDFHSYEVCPGAVFMLAPGQTHSWVLSDDIDGYIFFHTQDFFDLFFVRETIREYPVFRSTYYPNGLTVDGLDMDMLRDLFMRIVNEVSHNKWKKNTVLVNLASLLYIEFNRLLLAGDSFVAVSNMQYNNHLQHFEDLLEKNFHIEKSAAVYADKMNMTQKHLNRVCKTLVDKTTTDIIIDRVILESKRMLIYTGKSFNEIASVLGYDDYSYFSKVFKKKVGYTPKEFLKKYN is encoded by the coding sequence ATGGAAGATATTACTATTTTACAAATGCGGGATCTGACAGATGATGTAAAGGGAGCAGACTTTTATGCTAATACTATTCCACAACATTTAATCGCTAATCATAATCACATAGAGAGACCCCATAGACATGATTTTTATGTATGTATTATTTTTACGCAAGGGAATGGTACTCATGAGATTGATTTTCACAGTTATGAAGTGTGTCCTGGAGCTGTGTTTATGTTAGCTCCTGGTCAGACACATAGCTGGGTGCTATCAGATGACATCGATGGATATATATTTTTTCACACTCAGGATTTTTTTGATTTATTCTTTGTACGAGAGACTATCAGGGAGTACCCTGTGTTTCGCTCTACTTATTATCCTAATGGATTAACGGTAGATGGTTTGGATATGGATATGCTTAGAGATCTGTTTATGCGTATAGTAAATGAAGTATCACACAATAAATGGAAAAAAAACACAGTGCTTGTGAATTTAGCTTCGTTACTTTATATAGAGTTTAATCGATTATTATTAGCAGGAGATTCTTTCGTAGCTGTTTCCAATATGCAGTATAATAATCATCTTCAACATTTCGAAGATTTATTAGAAAAGAATTTTCATATAGAGAAATCAGCTGCTGTATATGCTGATAAAATGAATATGACACAGAAGCACCTTAATAGGGTATGTAAGACACTAGTGGATAAAACTACAACAGATATCATTATTGATAGGGTAATATTAGAATCGAAGAGAATGCTTATTTATACAGGTAAAAGTTTTAATGAGATAGCGAGTGTGTTAGGATATGATGATTATTCTTATTTTTCAAAAGTATTTAAAAAGAAAGTAGGGTATACTCCGAAAGAATTCTTAAAAAAATATAATTAG
- a CDS encoding phage integrase SAM-like domain-containing protein: MKYYFELRKDKIDKDGMVPIRLVVTAPKVRIRKNISVKTKLDDWDAEINQIRNVKRDDNELYLDYKEYNAILTNTINKVEHIFDFFRFNSIPFTEKMFEEKYKLETVSVSIRFFDAFSEYIRVSTISKAKSTITKYNSVKAFFMDFATSSKYIMRFDTIDFRFEEAFMEYCFVERKTLNNYYGKLVATLKAFMQWAFNRGYHNSLDFKKIKRVDNEIEVVFLTMDELMKLYNHNFENRSMERARDMFCFLCFTGQRHSDIYSLRDCNIVEDYLNYTVVKTKTVHHQVYLISYAKEILEKYRDTPYSPVPRITSQKLNERLKECCEEVGITDKLD, translated from the coding sequence ATGAAGTACTATTTTGAGCTGAGAAAAGATAAGATAGATAAAGATGGAATGGTTCCTATTCGCTTAGTTGTTACTGCTCCAAAAGTTAGGATAAGAAAGAACATAAGTGTCAAGACAAAACTCGATGATTGGGATGCTGAGATTAACCAAATCCGAAATGTAAAGAGAGATGATAATGAGTTGTATTTGGATTACAAAGAGTATAATGCTATACTGACTAATACAATCAATAAAGTAGAGCATATCTTCGATTTTTTTAGATTTAATTCTATTCCATTTACTGAGAAAATGTTTGAGGAAAAATATAAGTTAGAGACAGTTAGTGTATCTATCCGTTTTTTTGATGCTTTTAGTGAGTATATTAGAGTTTCTACTATTTCTAAGGCTAAGTCAACTATAACTAAATATAATTCCGTAAAAGCGTTCTTTATGGATTTCGCTACTTCATCAAAGTATATTATGCGGTTTGACACAATAGATTTTCGTTTTGAGGAAGCTTTTATGGAATATTGCTTTGTTGAGCGTAAAACATTGAACAATTATTACGGAAAGTTAGTAGCTACATTAAAAGCATTTATGCAGTGGGCATTTAACAGAGGTTATCATAATAGTTTGGACTTTAAAAAGATTAAAAGAGTTGATAATGAAATAGAAGTCGTGTTTTTGACTATGGATGAGCTGATGAAGCTTTATAATCATAATTTTGAAAATAGGTCTATGGAGAGAGCTCGTGATATGTTTTGTTTTTTATGTTTTACAGGACAGAGACATAGTGATATCTACTCCCTTAGAGATTGTAATATAGTTGAGGACTATTTGAACTATACAGTTGTTAAGACTAAGACTGTGCATCACCAGGTTTATTTAATCTCGTATGCAAAAGAGATACTGGAAAAGTATAGAGATACTCCTTATAGCCCTGTACCAAGAATTACTTCTCAGAAATTGAATGAGAGACTTAAGGAATGTTGTGAAGAAGTTGGAATTACTGATAAGTTAGATTAA
- a CDS encoding helix-turn-helix domain-containing protein — MSTNVLNEKSEGMSNQSQEVLVNTFFPTGDDRMSQQEVASMFDRTVQTIINWKNKGKIPYYEIDGRPIFSRKQLIQVALKNQHLLNP; from the coding sequence ATGAGTACAAATGTTTTAAATGAAAAAAGCGAGGGTATGTCTAATCAATCTCAAGAGGTATTAGTAAATACCTTTTTTCCAACAGGAGACGATCGAATGTCTCAACAAGAAGTAGCTAGTATGTTTGATAGAACTGTTCAAACTATTATCAATTGGAAGAATAAAGGAAAGATTCCTTACTATGAAATTGATGGTAGACCTATCTTCTCAAGAAAGCAATTGATTCAAGTTGCTTTAAAAAATCAACATCTCTTAAATCCATAA
- a CDS encoding DUF983 domain-containing protein, which produces MSYISNVISGKCPNCGKEHIFHDKGNPITFRMPKMTKECGSCGYNFHRETGFYFGAMYMSYALTVAEMVTVMVLRLILNYLFDLNITMLHAFIGIVFVIFIMWTFNYRLSRIMWLNMFYKKDEE; this is translated from the coding sequence ATGTCTTATATCAGCAATGTTATTAGTGGAAAATGTCCTAACTGTGGTAAAGAACACATCTTCCATGACAAAGGAAATCCAATTACTTTTAGAATGCCTAAAATGACAAAAGAATGCGGATCATGTGGCTATAATTTCCATAGAGAAACAGGTTTCTACTTTGGAGCAATGTACATGAGTTATGCATTAACTGTAGCTGAAATGGTAACGGTAATGGTACTTCGTTTAATACTAAATTACTTATTCGATTTGAATATCACTATGTTACATGCATTTATTGGAATTGTATTTGTTATTTTTATTATGTGGACATTTAATTATCGCTTGTCGAGAATTATGTGGTTAAATATGTTTTATAAAAAAGATGAGGAATAG
- a CDS encoding cytochrome b/b6 domain-containing protein yields the protein MRGRGDSYSFLFRFLHWSIALVMIGLLVTILLRLTWLNKAGVSDIIIDYINSQGVDMTAEQAVVLAKRIRKPMWDWHIYLGYALIVLIFLRFVLAILGKVPFLNPFKIGATLNTRLKAVIYLLFYICVVISLLTGLIIEFDLDVLPKVDLKLIHKASIYYFISFLVIHFVGVWLAELSADNGIISRMINGKSKFDL from the coding sequence ATGAGAGGTAGAGGGGATAGTTATAGTTTCTTGTTTCGTTTTTTGCATTGGAGTATTGCATTAGTAATGATAGGATTATTAGTAACAATATTATTGCGATTGACTTGGCTTAATAAAGCAGGGGTCAGTGATATTATTATTGATTATATCAATTCGCAGGGGGTTGATATGACTGCAGAACAAGCGGTAGTATTAGCAAAACGGATACGTAAACCAATGTGGGATTGGCATATCTATTTAGGGTATGCATTAATTGTGTTGATTTTTTTGCGTTTTGTTTTAGCTATATTAGGAAAGGTTCCTTTCTTAAATCCCTTTAAAATAGGCGCAACACTCAATACACGCCTTAAAGCGGTGATTTATTTATTGTTTTATATCTGTGTCGTTATTTCACTATTGACTGGTTTAATTATCGAGTTTGATCTTGATGTTTTACCTAAAGTTGATCTTAAGTTAATACACAAAGCTTCAATCTATTATTTTATCAGTTTCTTGGTAATTCACTTTGTTGGTGTGTGGTTAGCAGAATTAAGTGCAGATAACGGAATTATCTCTAGGATGATTAACGGAAAGAGTAAGTTTGATTTGTAG
- a CDS encoding SIMPL domain-containing protein has product MKKILIMWSILCSSVIMAQVAGNSIYGQGAPMSNAGDSNFRLNTPNALKVLTVRGLGNVNADSYVAIFSINQVGKTADEATKLMDERISQIQQSVKTLGNVETFIDMISMVPTFDYEVEKKIFSKRTYNEVPVGFELCKNIHIKYHDAAQLDKMVSLFASFEVYDLVKVDYISSKLEEVRKQMRLKGEVLMKERVNLVNTLEEQPTSAYNKYLEDGFNVVYPVQRYSLYNAYSSSSIAGKRSGNVNNQDKKLTTYYSILENKNYDFVINPEVMEPVIQVEYEMKLTIDEIKAKGVPAEKEKKEIYVLTPNGSLQKMNF; this is encoded by the coding sequence ATGAAAAAAATATTAATTATGTGGTCTATTTTGTGTTCTTCTGTGATTATGGCACAGGTTGCAGGAAATAGCATTTATGGGCAAGGGGCACCTATGAGTAATGCAGGAGATTCTAATTTTAGACTCAATACCCCTAATGCTTTAAAAGTTCTGACAGTAAGAGGTTTGGGCAATGTGAATGCAGATAGCTACGTCGCTATATTTTCTATTAACCAAGTCGGGAAAACAGCGGATGAAGCGACTAAACTTATGGATGAGCGCATCTCGCAGATACAGCAATCCGTGAAGACATTAGGCAATGTAGAGACCTTCATAGATATGATTTCGATGGTGCCTACCTTTGATTATGAGGTAGAAAAAAAAATATTTAGTAAGCGTACTTATAATGAAGTGCCTGTCGGATTCGAGTTGTGTAAGAATATTCATATTAAATACCACGATGCAGCTCAGTTAGATAAAATGGTTAGCTTATTTGCTTCCTTTGAGGTCTATGATTTAGTGAAAGTAGATTATATCTCTAGTAAATTAGAAGAGGTAAGAAAACAAATGAGATTGAAAGGAGAGGTATTGATGAAAGAACGTGTTAATCTAGTTAATACCTTAGAAGAACAGCCTACATCTGCTTATAATAAGTATCTTGAAGATGGTTTTAATGTAGTGTACCCTGTGCAGCGTTATAGTTTATATAATGCATATAGTAGTTCTTCTATAGCAGGAAAACGCTCAGGAAATGTGAATAATCAAGATAAGAAACTAACTACTTATTATTCTATCTTAGAGAATAAGAATTATGATTTCGTGATTAATCCTGAGGTTATGGAACCTGTCATCCAAGTAGAGTATGAAATGAAGTTGACTATCGATGAGATTAAAGCTAAAGGTGTGCCAGCTGAAAAAGAAAAGAAGGAAATATATGTACTTACTCCAAATGGTTCTCTACAGAAGATGAACTTCTAG